ATCTGTGATTCCAACGCGGCCAACATGTCTGTATATCGATTCTTGCTCCTCTGAGCATGCTCTATCTCAGATGTTGAAAATCTTTCCTCCATTTTCTAGGCCAAAAACTTGTacagagccaaacttcgttCCTTCAAAGAGaagcttcctttggcttggcaAAACACCATATTGGAGTCACTTATCACTTTCAAATGTTTGATCCCCATTTTGAGAGCTGTGGCCAACCCGGTGAGGTAGGCCTCGTACTCTGCGGTATTATTTGAGCAAGGAAAATCCAACTTGAATGAGAGTGCCACGACCTCTTCTCCTTCATGATAGAGGACTATTCTTGCACCTCTCGAGTGGGCCATGAAAAAACCATCAAACTTCATCACCCACTGCTCTTCGATTACTTTTGCTGCGATCACTTCCCTTAGAACTTTGTCATCAGTGGGAAATCCTCTTCTCTTGAGAATTGCGCCAACAAATCTATTATAGCCTGACTCTTTACTGTCTTAGGTGTTCCCGCCTTCAAGTTATATTGTGATAAATGCAACAACTACTAGGATATCCTCCCAGAGAGGATTGGCTGCCAAAGAAGAGCCTTGATTATCTGGGACTTCATCACCAAACATATCTCTTAGGCTAGAAAGTAATGGCGTAACCTTTGTGATGCGTATACTATTACCAGGCATGCTCTTTTTGCTCTGGGAAGCGAGTTTTCGCATCCTTTAGAGCACGACTCACGTAATAAACTAGCTACTCGATACCACCTCCATCTTCTTGGGTGATCAAAGCACCATGGCATACGAGCTTGAGGCTAGGTAGAGCAATAGTAGCTTTTTGCGAATTGGGACTTGCACCATAGGGAGATTCGTCATAATCTACTATAGCCTTTCGAAGGCTGTCTACTGTGCCTCTCCTCACTTGAAACTTTGTCCCTTCTTGAGTAATTTGGCAAAGACTGAAGTGATTGACGCTAGGCCCGGGATGAACCTCCGGATGTAAGAGACTTTCCCCAGAAAATTCTTCAATTCCTTCACTGTGGCAGGCGGCTTCATGGTTGCTATAGTTATGGCTTTGGCCAGGTCCATGTCTATTCCTCTTCTATGGACCAAGaatcctaagaattttcctgaaGATACTCCGAGCGGATTCATTCTCAGCTTCAAAACTCTGCATCTTTCAAATACTTTTCTCAATACTTTAACATTGCCCTCTCACCTCTTTGACTTCACAactatgtcatccacatagtctTCCAGCTCAcgatgcatcatgtcatggaataTGGTGGTTATCGTGCATTGGTAAGTTGTACCtgcatttttcaacccaaagGACATTATAGTGTAATAGAAATTACCTATAGGTGTTCTGAAAGTGGTTTTCTTTGCATCCCTTGGCTTCATTCGAATCTGGTTGTATCCTCTGAATCCATCCATAAAGGAGAACATGGTGTTCCCTGCTGCAGAGTTTATCAGCAGGTCTATGTTTGGCAATAGGAACTCGTCCTTCGAGCAGATTCGGTTGAGATTTCTGAAGTCTATGCAGCATCTTATCtacccattcttcttctttattggCACGATATTGGACAGCCATCGTGGGTGCTGGATGGGTTAAATGAAATTAGCGGCTAACAATTTTTGCACCTCTTTTACTATCTGTTCTTTTATTTCGGTATGAAACACTCTGGCAGGCTGAGCCACTAGCTTAGCCTTGGGGTCTACGTTAGGCGTGTGCACTACCAATCCTAGGTCTAGCCTAGGCATCTCGCTGTAGTCCCACGCAAGAACATCCTTGAATTCCTTCAACAATAGTATCAGCTCTGACTTTTCTTCCTCGGACAGTTTTGAACATATTGAAATGGGCCTAGGCTTTTGTGGGTCGGAGCCCAAATCGACTTCTTCCAATTTCTCTTTTGCTGTTACCTGTGTATCCTTTTCTACtgcaacttcttcttctttttctatattgctttcttcttctaaattttCCTAGGCTACACAACACACCAAACTTTTATGTTGTGGCCCTTGTCTGGGACCCCTTTGCGTATCGCAAGTGGGCCTCGCACATCTTCATAACTTCTAGACTATTCTACCGTTAAGGGTCCGAACCCTGGCACATCGTGGTGCATCACTTGACTTTGAAGCGGGCGCTTCTTTCCACTTCTTCCTTTGCATTAGTAGTCTCCTCAGATCGGGCTCTGGGTCATCTTGAATATCCTCCCACCTAGGGACGAAGGTGCCTTGTGGTTTAGACACTGAACTTTCACCGGATGGTGCCCACTCATCGTAAAACATGGTTTCCACTAGATGAGCCTCTGCTTGCTTGAAGGGTGATAGGTTTGTCGCTATTCCTATCATTCTACCGTTCAGTCTTCCCTTCACGCATTGATGGTAAGTAGATGGGATCAATCAGTGTTTATGCAACCACGGCCGTCCCAATAATATGTGGTATGAGACTTCCACTTTCACTACATGGTAGCAGGCCAAAGAGGCTATTGGTCCCACTTTCAACCATAACTGGATGTGGTCTGTATTTTCACCTCTTATCCTAAATCTTGTCAACTCCATTGGGCACCCCTATATTTTCCTTTTCGAAATTCCTGCTGCTTGCAATGTGCCAAGTAGAATGAGGTTTACGGAAGCGCCTGTATCGACGAAGGCCCTTTTGATAAGGACTTGGTTTATGGAGGCCGCCAAGTAAAGGGGTCTCCTACGATCGAAATACCCCACTTCCATGTCTTCCTCACTAAAAGTGATCTTGTTCGTGTCTTGTAAGAAAGCTTTGTGAGCTTCTGCTGACAAGCATTCTACTCCTGCCCCTGAGGCAATGCTCACTAAAGCCTCTGTGGCAACTCTACGCTCATTTACTGTGAGTTCCAATTGATCAAACATGTTCTTGAACCTGAAACTTTTCTATAAGGTGGTAATTGCTGCGGTAGGTAGGGCTAGTTTTTCCTCCTTGTCCTCCCATGGATCCACGCAAATAATGACTGCTGCTACTCCCTTTCCCTTGTGGTTCGGGAGCGGGTTTCTTTGGACTTCTGGCTAAGATAACTCGAGAGTTCCTTTTTTGATTCTGCGATGCACTAGTTTGGGAAGTACCCAACATTCTACGGTAAGGTGTTGCACATAATTGTACAAACGGTAGAAATGCGAGTCTCTTTGCTCTTCTTTGGTAGTTTCCATGGAAAATTGGTTGGGCTTGAAGACCCCATCTGCGATCCATTTATCTAGGAGCATATATAGCTTCCTCGGTTTACATGGCAATGGCGGAGGGGTCTCGTACTCCCTCCCATCCGATTTCCTTTCCTTTCGCCAGTAGATACTACCATGGCCTGTGGAGTGGGCCTTTGTTCTTTGGGCTTGTCAGAGCTAGCCTTACTGATTGGGTGGTCTTCCTAACTTTCTGCAACAATTGTGTGAACTGGGAGATTTCTAAGTTCTCCAAAACAACTCTGTATTCCATAATCATGTTACCCATACACATTTCCACTAATGTCTTTTCCTCGCAATGATCATAGCAGTCAAGAGCTATGTCTCTGAATCTCTTGATGTATTCCATCAAGTCTTCGCTGCTTCTTTGCTTGGTTGCTTGCAAAGTTACAAGCATTATTGCCTCTTATCCATGAAAGTATTTAGTGCAAAACATGTCCACCATGTCGTCCCATGTTGGGATTGACCCTAGTTTCAAACCGGTGTACCAAGTACGCATGGTCACATAGGGATTTGGAAAACTCCCGAAGACATAAGTCCTCGTCTGCCATGTAGGGACCGAGGGTGTCAATAAACTTGCTCACATGTTTGATAGCACTTCCTCTTCTGCCATCATATTGTGCAAAAGTTCGCGGTTCATAACTCTCAGGATATGACTTGCTTAGTATTCTCAGCGAGTAAGGAGGCTTTCACACATATAATATTTCCTTAGGCGCTTTAGCCCTTTCTTATTCTAGGAACGCTGTAACTTCGGCCATGGTAATGAAACGCTACTCCATATTCAGCGGGCCACCCCCTACAGAGGTTTCTTCCTTGTCTGCAACATGCTTTGGGTCATGCtcgcttcctttttcttttgtcttgtCCGCCTTCATTTGGTAAATTTCTTCCATTATCTGCTATTGGGAATGCTGCACAAATTGCAGCACTTCGATGAAAAAGTTGGCATTATCAGTTGGGACTCTTTGCTATTGCTAGGGTCTAGCCCCCGCTCCGTTGACACCATCCGCTTAGTTAGGCTGGTGTTGGTGGGGCATTGCTGGTCTTGACTCTGCCTGCGAGGGCATGACGCTCATGTTCTGCGTCATCTTTGATCTCAATGGCATAGCTTGCGAGGGCTTTGTCTACCTTCCTTGTCTTTTTCCCAactccccagtggagtcgccaatttaaatgtggtgggcctttttgtatTTTGGGCTGAACTATTCCTGCCATACTGAGGCCCAATAGTTCTAAGGTAGGAGAGTCGGGACTGGCTCAATTGAAACCCACCTTAAGCCAGCTTATGCACAAGCTAGGACTCCTTTATAGAGATCTTGGCCATGTGCCCATGGCAGAGGGTGCTGTCATAAAACGTTATGGTAGGAGGAACATAATATAACAAGATAatagaagaaagagagatattCAAACTAAAGTGCTTGCTACTAACCAAAGATAATATTTAAACAACTTTGTAACAGGAAAAGGCGATAGTATGAGCATGGTAGAAATAAGTTAGcaacaataaaaaatgatgttaatgcTTAAACAATCATGATAAAAGAGGGGAAGGGGATTAGTTTGCTAAACTTGACTTCTTAACAGATTTAAATCCAAGAAAGGAATCAATCTCCAATGTGGGCAATCTCACAAGGAAATCCTGCCATAGAAATTGCCCACTTTGAAAGAATTGACCTAAGTGGCTTAATCTCAAATCCTTTAACTTGCTAGAGAGTAGGCTATTGAGAGGAAAAGAAGGAAgtagcctattggtgcatgccctatcacacttttattttcttacttCACTTCCTactctcttattttctttctttttgtttatcctctttgtttttctttgcttcctatttctctcttctttctatgTTTCCTATTGTTCTTCCTTGTTCTCTCGTTGTTGTTTACTATGCACAGCTAAGGCCTTCTTATAATTCCTGTCGTGATAAGATTTACCATTTTACCCCTTAACTACTTTTGGCCCGTTGTGGGTGTCCTTCTCGGCCACCCATTGATCTGTTGGCTGTCCAGCCACCACTACTACCCTGTGTTGGCTGCGCCATCTTCCATTCCCAAACAAAggaagttttgttttattttattgttttccgTGGCATTCCCATTCGGATAAGGGTTAGATATTCTCTCTTACTAACTCCTATGGCATACACCGAGTGATTCTAGCTCATCTTttcctcttttgggtggtatgtcatcccagccagacctttcccccaaaagagcctgaACGGGAATCCTAGAATAGACTTCTCCCTTCTCCCCACTGCCAGACCATAccctctcttacctctgacccatggtCCACCGCCCCTGTATTAGCTGGGTATAAGTGGGTGGTGCTTGAGCCTTGTGCGTGCTCCACTCACATACGAGTCCATAGCTTGTCTGGTGTTCATGCATTTGTCATTGCTTGCAGGTTTTTCTAGTCTTGCTGCATGTTCTGCTGCTCATTTTAACTCTTTGTGGTGTAAATGAGTCATTGGGTCTTCATTCTTTGCATCTCATTTCTTCTTTGGGCTATGTATTGCTTGGGTATGGGCCTTCTCTTTTGTAATTTAGCCCCTGTCCCCTTTTACTTCCGATTCGTGGGTCAACTAGTATTCCTGCCACACCACTGCATTGCTTCTGCCATGATATCACTTAACTTTTGTCTACTGGGCCTCTTTTGGGCCTGCCATGTATTATTCCTTCTCTTAGTTCACATTGCCCAGCATCTCTGCTGGGTTATTTCTCATACCATCTTGGGCTTCCTCAGCCCATTTTATCCTTTTGGGCATCCTCAGCCCATTGCATTCCTtggggcttccttggcccatctctttctttcattcccATAAGCTTTTGCTAAATCTTTTGGGCATCCCCAACCCAATTACCATATCCTATGCTTTCAGGTTTATTGGTATTTAAACCAATCCCATTTACTAATCCCTCTCTTTGGGCTCATCCGGCCCCTTTTTGCTTACTTTCTACTTCTTATGATTCTCATGGGCTTGCTACTTCCTTCTTTGGAGCTCCCTtgggcccatttgctttccttggggCCCTTTTACTATTTTGTGGGCCTGCGTACCATCATTCCTGTCATTCGGGCTTATGGGTTTTTCTTACTTTGCTAATTCTCCTTTCTTCACCCCTTTTATATTGTTAGGTTTTTTCTTGTCATTAGGCCTTTTTTccaaaatgggcatcaacaggACCAAAGCTATGTAATTTCTACCAATTTTACACATTTCAATTAATGAGAATTTGATGCAATTCAGCCATAtacttttgtatttttatagtttttttgtaaataaaaaaaaagtggcgactccacacaaattaaaaccaaaagagGTACCAAGTACACTCTTTTGATTTGTGTTATCTACTTAGAAGAAAGGTAGAAGTAGATAACTTAAGGAACTGGTGAGCTCTCAAAAGAGGTACCAAATAGATGATGTAAGTTCCCACAAATCAAATCCATCCACAGCTGCATCAATCATTGAAAGACAAGACAGAAATAGATAACTTAAGGAACATGCGTAGCAATCAATGCGATTTGTGTCActtgaactattttttttaattgctcaCTTCAGTTTATAagatttttatgggaaaattagTAATGTCTAATTCAAACAAAAAGATATAGTCCTACCAGGATATGAGATTCAATTTACACTTATACATATGAACAATGAGGATCTCTTAAAGTTAGATCCACTTAGAGCAAGGTATAAGCCCATATTACAGCAAATACAACAAATTACACAATAGGGCAGGTCACTGCAGGTGATGCCAGAAGTCAGCTTAAAGGAAAATACCAAGCAAGGCAAAAGGTTGTATTTCACACTCCAGCTTCGTCAACCTTAACCCTTGCTGGATGCTTAGTGCTCATAACTGACAATTGGGGCAAAAAGTTTTCCTTCATTCCAACTTCATCATCTTCTCCTCTTGTTGATGCTTCTTTGGTTCAGCACCAAAGTATTTTATACCCAACAGATCACCAACCTGACTGATTACCtggaaaataaaacaaatttcaaaatcaagaaTGTACTAATAGTCTGATATAACATATATAATTGTTCCTGCACAACCTTTACTTCATTGGATAAATACAAGAAGAATGTACTAAAAGCCTAAGCCTATACTGGAAAAGAATGCATTTGCAACTATAAACACGTAGGAAATAAGAATCAAAGAGGATAAGCACTGAAATGACCAAAATTACAGCCAGAAATGAGGAAAAGGTTATATTAGAATTTACCTCCAAGGCTTTGAGCAGCTCTTCCTTGGTATGAGAAGCAGATAAGCATATACGAGCTCTTGCCAACAGCAGCGGGGTTGCTGGAAATGACACTACCACGACAGCCACCTGCGACAGCATCATTTAAATTAACATATacagttaaaaaataataataataaataaataaaaatatatatatatatatatatatatataatatcaggGAACATATCCGGGATGGATGGACTCACATTCTGCTTGAGGCACTCTCGTGAAAAAGCAGGGATTTTTGCTGGATTGTAAAGCATAATTGGCATTACTGGCGAATCATTATCACCAAGAACCTCAAAACCCAATTTCTGCAGTTCCGACCTGAAAAAGTTGCTATTCTCCCGTACTCGAGCAATTTTTTGGGCACCTACAAGGAAACAGAAGCTCATTAAATTGTATTCATATAAAGCAGGAGTAAGCTTTGGATAATAATGAAGTCCAAGCAGTAAAAGTTAAAATGAAGTATACCAAAGGAAAAAAGTTCAAACCTCTACTGGTCCCATCCTCTCCAAGAATAACCTTTATGGCAGATATTATTTGTTCTGCAGCTGGTGGTGACATTGAGGTTGCATACAGATGAGCAGGGCAAGTGTATTTCAAGTATTGAATAAGCTCCTaaagaaaaaatcaagtttcaactGCATTAAATGCAACTCAGACTTCAAATGTTTTTTACTCAACTATATATTGACAATTCCAAGAGAAAATGACTTTACATAAAGCTGACATTTGAATACCaaagatttgaattttattgaaaacataACAGACTTGTGCTTAGTCCTTGACGCCTGTTCTACATGTAATATTGGAACATGACAATATTGTATTGTAATAGATACAGTGGCTTTCCTATCACTACTACATTTTTCTCAATACTGGATCCAGTAGAGTACTTAGAGGGCAATCTCACAATTCATGTAAAGTTTAtgactgataaaaaaaaatacatgatcTCAAATGTGAAATTCCTTCAATGCTTAATTTGgctaacccaagaaaaccactAAAAGTCCACAAGGTCCACACCACTCAGCCTCAACTAAATTTTATGATGCTCTCTGAATCTGTAGTCAGTCATAGGTATGTTAACAACATAACGGGGGTTCCTATGAATCAGCTTTGAGCTCTAGACTTAGAGTTGGACAATAAACAAGAAATATAAGTAAAATACAATTTATATGAAGGAGGGTATAAATGAATGACAAGTCTCTCAAATTATCACTGACCTTGATTTGTATCAATTCAGGaagttaaaaattgaaataactgCAAATGATGGTATATATTGTGCTTTCTATTTATTTTGGCCAGATTATGATCAACTCTGTTCAGCAAATTTAAAGTATACTTAAAATGGTGAAAAGCAACCTTGGATCCTGCAATGTAGCCGCCACATGATCCAAATGACTTGGTAAAAGTTCCCATCATTATATTTAAATCGGCAGGATCCACACCTAAGAGCTCACTAACACCTCTTCCTGTTTTTCCTATGGCTCCAATGCTGTGGGCCtcatccaaatatatatatgcctATGAAGCAGCAGAAAGATTATAAGAATGAcaagaaaagttaaaaagcaGAACCTCATTATGGTTACTTAAAAATCATGAAAGTTGAGTTCATCTATTAAATCTACCATCTTGCACAACCTTATATTTTTTGCAGATTGCAACAATCTCAGGAAGTTTGCAGAAGTCCCCTTCCATGCTATAGATTCCCTCAACAATAACAATTATCTTCTTCCAGGGTCTATGAGTCCTTGGTTGTCCCTCAGAAATTTGCTCTCTCAAAACTTCCTCCAAGTGAGAGGGTGCTGTACAAAAGTTGGAGAAGAAACATAAGTAATACACTCAAAAGTACATTCTTGGAAGTATAATTTGCATCCAAAAGAAGCCTCATACTGACAATCTatacaatatataataatgtaggatttgcaattaatttttctattctCTTGTTATGCCATGTCAGTAACCTTTCTTGATTCTTCTTCTCCCCATCATAAGTCACCTTACCATTACACTTCCACCAATCCTTCTTCTCCCTTTGTTAACACATTTTTGCTGTGTCTTTGTTTCTATAAATTTTCTATTACTCTCTCTGCACCTTTCTTCCATTGATTTCATGTTCTACCCACAACAACAAAGGTGATTACTATCTTTCTTTCTTcgattttcttctttttgcagTGAATTTCTGATTCTTTCTTGCAGGTCTActtttagttgatatgttttggtattttgatTCTTCATCACATGTCCTCTCTCTCACTTACAATTTTGGTATAATTTTAGTTTGGCTTAacatttttagttgttttggaagtaaaaatttgagtttatttCATGACACACTCTACTTGGCTATGTATTTGAATGACAAAGTCCTGTTTAAGTAATTGATTATTACAAATACTATCtcttattttcaaaatgcacattttaaaatctctatttttttatacagACAAACGCTATATATACTTACTGTTGTGCTGAAAAACACGAATTGTAGCTCCAGATCCTCTTGCACCATTGACAATGGAGCAATGGTTCAGAGAATCACTGATAATCAAACCTCCCTGCATATTAAAATTGTACACAGCTCAAAATCACttgcaagaaaaattaaaaacactctTTTACCAGGTGCTCTAAATATTTAACTGCACATACGTACCTTCCCAATCAAGACTGGAAGGATAGCAGAGTTTGATACATATCCCATGCCAAAAACTATCGCATCTTGCTTCCCAAGAAAGTTTGCAACATGCTTCTCCAATTCTTTATGCAATACAGTAGTGCCTGTTGGCAAAACCGTAATTGTGAAACTTCTCAAAAGaaggaaagaccaaaaaaatcaaaataaaattcttgcAACACAATAACCCACCTCCATCTACCCGGCTACTACAGGTGCTTGGAGAATACTTGTTCAATGAATCAATAACCCGGGGTGTGCAGTATTCATCTGGTGCAGCAAAGCCAAGGTAGCTGTATGACCCTAAATTAAGGCATCTACGTATCCTTGTGGTTCGTCTGCGTCAAGAGAACTAGACAACATCAATACAACAGCTTACAGAGAGACAATGACCAAAAATCtatactccttttttttttacaaggaGTGGGGGAGGGGAATTCAAATCCAAGTTAACCTTAACAGGAGAATTGAGTTATGCTACTTACTGAGCTACATTAGACATTCTATGCTCCTGATATAATAAGGCTTCGATCgtcaatatcaatatatatataaaagcagagacctcatgcaGGAAAGCATAAGGTTCTACCATGTGGCACACTCTatgaaaagaattgaaattctCTTAAGTCATAtcaaagataagaacaaatttacaaatagaaactctttatttcctttcgttcaatgtttcaagactactttttttacattttttattcaatgttttaagactactgtggggactatggcccaaagtaacgagttgggccttgggcccgtccgaggacacCAGCCTGTTCGAGGAGGCAACGTGGCTTAGGCGATCTATGTTAAGCCTATCacgagaaacaaagaaaaaaggtccaaggaggaattcctcctcggacactgaAAATCCGAAGCATAGGTACGTCCAAGCCACTGAAGCACATCCCTTAAATAcgtgaaaaggaaggaaacacaaaatatctaagcaaaagctgccaccactacattgaatgcactacagctactttcctggccgcattaatgtggagaagacccctgaacag
This DNA window, taken from Quercus robur chromosome 2, dhQueRobu3.1, whole genome shotgun sequence, encodes the following:
- the LOC126714525 gene encoding long chain base biosynthesis protein 2a-like isoform X1, yielding MITIPYVAALATYFSYGLLFVFGHIRDLFRKITDCFSSNNLQGYAPICLGNEDFYQRRLYQRIRDCFERPIASAPDAWFDLVERFSNDSNKTLKRTTRIRRCLNLGSYSYLGFAAPDEYCTPRVIDSLNKYSPSTCSSRVDGGTTVLHKELEKHVANFLGKQDAIVFGMGYVSNSAILPVLIGKGGLIISDSLNHCSIVNGARGSGATIRVFQHNTPSHLEEVLREQISEGQPRTHRPWKKIIVIVEGIYSMEGDFCKLPEIVAICKKYKAYIYLDEAHSIGAIGKTGRGVSELLGVDPADLNIMMGTFTKSFGSCGGYIAGSKELIQYLKYTCPAHLYATSMSPPAAEQIISAIKVILGEDGTSRGAQKIARVRENSNFFRSELQKLGFEVLGDNDSPVMPIMLYNPAKIPAFSRECLKQNVAVVVVSFPATPLLLARARICLSASHTKEELLKALEVISQVGDLLGIKYFGAEPKKHQQEEKMMKLE
- the LOC126714525 gene encoding long chain base biosynthesis protein 2a-like isoform X2; translated protein: MGYVSNSAILPVLIGKGGLIISDSLNHCSIVNGARGSGATIRVFQHNTPSHLEEVLREQISEGQPRTHRPWKKIIVIVEGIYSMEGDFCKLPEIVAICKKYKAYIYLDEAHSIGAIGKTGRGVSELLGVDPADLNIMMGTFTKSFGSCGGYIAGSKELIQYLKYTCPAHLYATSMSPPAAEQIISAIKVILGEDGTSRGAQKIARVRENSNFFRSELQKLGFEVLGDNDSPVMPIMLYNPAKIPAFSRECLKQNVAVVVVSFPATPLLLARARICLSASHTKEELLKALEVISQVGDLLGIKYFGAEPKKHQQEEKMMKLE